The Devosia sp. MC521 genome has a segment encoding these proteins:
- a CDS encoding IS1 family transposase, protein MDCPDCSSTATVKRGLKAGYQRFSCKQCGRYFTDRAPKFSAETKAQAVQMYLNGTGIRAIGRVLSASPAAVLKWIRKEHDILQERIAAQRGTPASGPDIIEMDEIYTYVQKNSSERLSGPFIAEDSAALLPTTSVTKA, encoded by the coding sequence ATGGATTGTCCAGATTGTTCTAGCACTGCCACGGTCAAGCGCGGCCTCAAGGCGGGTTACCAGCGATTTAGCTGTAAGCAGTGTGGTCGGTACTTTACTGATCGCGCCCCTAAATTCAGCGCTGAGACAAAAGCGCAGGCCGTTCAGATGTATCTCAACGGCACCGGCATTAGGGCCATTGGGCGCGTCCTTTCGGCCTCCCCAGCCGCGGTCCTTAAATGGATCCGCAAGGAGCACGACATCTTGCAAGAGCGGATTGCGGCTCAGCGCGGTACGCCAGCGAGCGGGCCCGATATTATTGAGATGGACGAGATCTATACCTACGTCCAAAAAAACAGCAGCGAGCGGTTATCTGGACCGTTTATAGCCGAAGACAGCGCCGCGTTGTTGCCCACCACATCGGTGACAAAGGCGTAG